A part of Vulcanisaeta moutnovskia 768-28 genomic DNA contains:
- a CDS encoding HAD family hydrolase, whose product MVLNEKINVRAVLFDYDDTIMDVSEARNYARQVIAYELSSITNFDQDHILGVIKDVEIRMESVGQFDRRIWFKEVAKALNVELSIDEINKLVRVYWDSWRLRSRLFPDVMPTLSELRRCGFRLGIVTNTDGEPGLKRGRIRRDGIDEFFDLIVVAGDDTKYVKPHPEPFIRALHILGMPGNEVIYIGDRVSTDVPGPKAVGMYVGIIKRYNSLNTGDINDNINPKPDFIINSLFELLRILECL is encoded by the coding sequence ATGGTGCTTAATGAGAAGATTAACGTGAGGGCAGTACTATTTGATTATGATGACACGATAATGGACGTTAGTGAGGCAAGAAATTATGCGAGACAGGTTATTGCTTATGAGTTATCATCAATCACTAATTTTGATCAGGATCACATACTCGGGGTAATTAAGGATGTTGAGATCAGGATGGAGTCCGTTGGTCAATTTGATAGGAGGATTTGGTTTAAGGAGGTAGCTAAGGCATTGAATGTTGAATTAAGTATTGACGAAATTAATAAACTCGTTAGAGTTTATTGGGATTCATGGCGTTTAAGAAGTAGGTTGTTCCCTGATGTCATGCCTACCCTAAGTGAATTAAGGAGGTGTGGCTTTAGGCTTGGTATAGTGACGAATACTGATGGTGAGCCAGGTCTTAAGAGGGGTAGAATACGTAGGGATGGAATTGATGAGTTTTTTGACTTAATAGTAGTTGCTGGTGATGATACGAAATATGTAAAGCCGCATCCTGAACCATTCATAAGAGCGTTACATATACTGGGTATGCCAGGTAATGAGGTGATTTATATTGGTGATAGAGTAAGTACTGATGTTCCTGGGCCTAAGGCTGTGGGGATGTACGTAGGAATTATTAAAAGATATAATTCCTTAAATACTGGAGATATTAACGATAACATTAATCCAAAGCCAGACTTTATAATTAATTCATTGTTTGAATTATTGCGGATCCTCGAATGTCTATAG
- a CDS encoding DUF47 domain-containing protein: MSRFIRDFWGKILSPLYVGEREFLGRLVTHIELSQRAIAILEDMVLSAVEDNSVSKTKVSEGMREIAALEREGDEIVRQVNDSVLKGAVPITTASIMDTILNKSDDILDGIHVLSRELRRTYYLCNTEPVRKFLGEEFLEMLRIGKEALRMLLEIMNNLDKKSFSDIRVMVMGIQKLEEEVDDIKDSALDKLYSNAKELTYVEFMSSMSLIFGIDDVLDSIKDIAYMLLTLVSTYGA; this comes from the coding sequence ATGTCGAGGTTTATACGAGACTTTTGGGGAAAAATATTATCACCGCTTTACGTGGGAGAGAGGGAGTTCCTGGGTAGGTTAGTGACTCATATTGAGCTTAGTCAGAGGGCAATAGCTATACTTGAGGACATGGTCTTAAGTGCTGTGGAGGATAACAGTGTTAGTAAGACCAAGGTTTCCGAGGGTATGAGGGAGATAGCTGCACTTGAGCGTGAGGGTGATGAGATTGTTAGGCAGGTAAATGACTCAGTACTTAAGGGGGCTGTTCCAATAACCACAGCATCGATCATGGATACAATACTCAATAAGTCAGATGATATACTTGATGGTATTCACGTATTATCAAGGGAGTTGAGACGTACGTATTACCTATGCAATACTGAGCCGGTCAGGAAGTTCCTTGGAGAGGAATTCCTGGAAATGCTTAGGATAGGTAAGGAAGCCCTGAGAATGCTTCTTGAAATAATGAATAACCTGGATAAGAAGAGCTTTAGTGACATTAGGGTTATGGTCATGGGTATACAGAAGCTTGAGGAGGAGGTTGACGATATAAAGGATTCAGCCCTTGATAAGTTGTATTCAAATGCCAAGGAGTTAACATATGTGGAGTTCATGAGCAGTATGAGCCTAATATTCGGCATCGATGATGTACTCGACTCAATAAAGGATATAGCCTATATGCTATTAACATTAGTTAGTACGTATGGTGCTTAA